CCCTGCGTCGTGGCCGTCGTGTATCCCGAGTATCATGGGAGCGCCTCCCGGGTTGTAGTTTACCCGTAAGTAATTTACTCAGGAGTAAATTACCCAAAAGGGAAAGAGAAATCAATAAGTCCTCGCGAAGCGCGCGATGAACTTTGCCTCCCTGCCGCAGACCGGGCACTTCTTCCCTTCTGGTGCCTTAGCTGTCTCCTCCGGGTAGGGGATGCCCAGCATCTTGGCGTCCAGTTCTTCCTCCATCTTGAGGCCGCACTCCTCCTCGCCACACCAGGGAATCTCCACGATTCCGCGCCTGTTCTCAAAGACTCCTTTTGCCTCCTCAATCGTGTCAACGCGCTTGATGTGGCTCTCGAGGAACTCCCTGGCGCGGTTGTAGAGGTTCTCCATTATCTCGTCGAAGGTTCTCCTGACGGCTTCAACGATCTCAGCCCTCTCAACGACCTCCTTCGTGAGGGTGTCGCGCCTAGCTATGACGGCTTTTCCGCCCTCAACGTCCTTCGGGCCGACCTCTATCCTCACCGGAACGCCCTTCAGCTCCCAGTCGTAGTACTTCCTGCCCGGCCTTATATCGCGCTCATCGACGTGGACGCGGATTCCGGCGTCCCTCAGCTCCTCCGCTATCTCCCTCGCGTAGGCGAAGACGTCCACCTCTGCATCCTTCTTCGGAATCGGGACTATAACCACCTGAATCGGCGCTATCGTCGGGGGCAGGACGAGGCCGTTGTCGTCGCCGTGGATGGCCATGACGGCAGCCAAAAGGCGCTCGCTCATTCCGAAGGTCGTCTGGTGGACGTACTCATGCTCGCCCTCCTCGGTCTCGTACTGGATGTTATATGCCTTAGCGAAGTTCTGCCTGTAGTTGTGCATCGTACCTATCTGGAGCGTCCTGCCGTCGGGCATCATGACCTCCGCGCCGAGGGAGTAGTAGGCCCCGGGGAACTTGTCCCAGTCCGGGCGCTTGGAGACTATGTACGGAATCGCGAGGAACTTCGCGAGCCTGTCGAATATCTCAAGGTCCTCCCTTATCTGCCTCTCGGCATCCTCATAGCTGTCGTGGGCTGTGTGGGCCTCAAAGAACCGGCTTATCTCCCTCACGCGGATGAGCGGCCTCGTATGCTTGGTCTCGTAGCGGTAGGTGTTGACTATCTGATAGACCTTGAACGGAAGGTCCGCGTGGGAGCGAATCCAGAGCGAGAACATCGAATACATTGCCGTCTCGCTCGTGGGCCTGAGGATGAGCCTGACGTCGAGCGGATCTAAACCGGCATGTGTGACCCAGTAAACCTCGCCCTCGAAGCCCTTTATGTGCTCCGCCTCCTTCTGGAACTCAGTTTCGGGGATGAGCGCGGGGAAGAGAACCTCGTCATGGCCGGTTCTCTCCATCTCGGAGTGTATAAAGCGCTCGATGTTGCGCATGATTTTGAGGCCGTAGGGGAGCCAGATGTTCATCCCCTTGACCGGATAGCGCTTGTCCTGGATTCCAGCGGTCTCGATAAGCTCGTTGTACCACTCGCTGAAATTCTCGCTCCACTTTTCCCTCTTAACTTTACCCCCCATCTGCACCACCTAAAGGGAGAAACCGGAAAAGTTTTTAAGTTTTCCCGGAGGTGGCCCGGCTTTTTGACAAACCGTAAAGGAAAACCTTATTAGGGTCGTTTCGATAAGCGTCTTAAGGTGATAACATGAGGCCAAAGGTAGCGGTTCTTTTTAAGATGAAGAGCAAACCGACCGAGGAGCTAAAGAAGTACGCGGACGTCGAGTTCATCCTCTATCCGACTGTTGAAGAGCTCAAAGAACGCATAGGAGAGTTCGACGGCGTAATAATCTCGCCCCTCAATAAGCTTCCCCGTGAGGTCATCGAGAGGGCAGGGAGGCTGAAGGTCATAAGCTGTCATTCAGCTGGCTACGACCACGTTGACGTGAAAGCGGCAACAGAGCGCGGGATTTACGTTACCAAAGTTTCGGGAGTTCTGAGCGAGGCAGTTGCTGAATTCGCCGTCGGCTTGACCATTGCTCTCCTCAGGAAGATCGCATACACCGACAAGCTCATCCGTTCCGGCAAGTGGGAGAACCAGGCGATTATATGGAGCTCTTTCAAGGACGTAGAAACGGTTTACGGCAAAAAGGTGGGAATCCTCGGCATGGGCGCCATAGGGAAGGCGATAGCGAGGAGAATGAAGGCGATGGGAACGGAAATCCTCTACTGGTCGCGCTCGAGGAAGGAGGATGTCGAGAAGGATGTTGGTGCAGTTTACAAACCGCTGGAGGACGTCCTGAGGGAGAGCGACATAGTGATCTTAGCGCTTCCCGCAACGCCCGAGACCTACCACATTATCAACGAGGAGAGGATAAAGCTCCTCGAGGGCAAGTATCTGGTGAACATTGGAAGAGGGACCCTCGTGGACGAGAAAGCTGTAGTTAAGGCCATCGAGGAGGGCAAACTCAAGGGCTACGCCACCGATGTCTTCGAGAAGGAACCCATCCAGGAGCACGAACTCTTCAAGTACGAATGGGAGACCGTCTTAACGCCCCACCACGCTGGCCTCTCAAAGGAGGCGATGGAGGACATGGGATTCCAGGCGGTAAAGAACCTCCTCGCGGTTCTGCGTGGCGAAGTTCCGAAAGACCTCGTGAACCGTGAGGTTCTTAAAATCCGCCCGCCCGAAGAAGTCAAGATGCTCTGAGGCGGTTGAGATGCTAGTTGAGGAGCTTAGGGAGATTACACGGATTCCGGGTATTTCCGGCTATGAGGAGAAGGTCAGGGAAAAGCTCATCGAGTGGATAGAGCCCTACGCGGACTACACCGTTGACACCATCGGGAACCTCGTCGTCGAGCTCGGCGAGGGCGAGCTTAAGGCCATCTTCATGGCCCACATGGACGAGATAGGTCTGCTCATCACGGGAATAAGGCCCGATGGGAAGCTGACCTTTAGAAAAATCGGGGGAATAGACGACCGCCTTCTGTACGGAAGGCATTTGGACGTCATCACTGAAAACGGGAAGCTCGACGGCGTTATCGGGGCACTTCCGGTGCACCTCAACCTTGAGCGGAAGTTCGACACGGTTCCGTGGAGCAAGCTCGTCATAGACATAGGTGCGGAGAGCAGGGAAGAAGCTGAAAAGCTCGGCGTTAAGGTTCTCGACTACGCGGTCTTCAAGAAGCACTTCGCGGTTCTGAACGACCGCTACGTCTCGACCCGCTCGCTGGATGATCGCTTCGGCGTTGTGGCGCTCGTTGAGGCAATCAAAGACCTCGTTGACCACGACCTCGATGGGCGCTACATCTTCGCCTTCACCGTCCAGGAGGAGATAGGCCTCAAGGGCGCGCGCTTTCTGGCGGAGAAGTACTCGCCCAAGTACGCCTTTGCAGTGGATTCTTTCGCCTGCTGTGGTGACTTAACCGGCGACGTCAGGCTCGGCGGGGGCGCTGTGATAAGGGCTGTAGACAACTCGGCCATATACACCAGAGCCCTTGCAAGAAAGGTCGCTGAAATCGCCCGCAGGAACGAGATTCCTCTCCAGGTCGGCGTTACCGGCGGTGGGACAGACGCGTCAGTCTTCCAGCACAAGAGTGAAGTCTTGGCTTTGAGCGTGCCCATCAAGTACCTCCACAGCGAGGTCGAGACGCTCCATTTGGCTGACCTTGAGGCACTGATAAAGCTCATCGAGGCAATAGCGTTTGAGCTTTAGTCTTTTAACCCCTTTCAATTCCATGCTTGGATGGAGATGAAACAACGAGAACAGTGGAGGTGGTCGTTTGCTTAAATACCTGGGCTACTTTGGCGTTGGAATCTTCATCGGAATCCTTGCGGCGATGTTCGGCCTCGGCGGGGGATTCCTGGTAGTGCCTACCCTCAACTTCCTCGGCGTCGAGATACACCACGCCGTTGGAACTTCGAGCGCGGCGGTTGTCTTCACATCGCTCAGCTCGGCCATAGCCTACCACAGGCAGCGCAGAATCCACTATAAAGCCGGTCTCCTGCTCGCTTCAACCGCCGTGGTCGGCGCCTACATAGGCGCGTGGGCGACGAGCTACATAAGCGCCTCCCAGCTCAAGGTGATCTTCGGTATAGTCCTCTTCCTCGTTGCGATAAGGATTTACAGGAAGAAGAGCGCCGAGCCGCACGAGGTCAGGCTTGAGGACGTAGAGCTCGACTACAGGCTTATCCCGGTTGGCGGCTTCATAGCGGGAATAGCCAGCGGGCTTTTAGGCATAGGGGGAGGAGCGATAAACGTGCCGTTTCTGACGGCGATGGGACTGCCAATCCACTACGCGGTGGCGACTTCAAGCTTTGCAATAGTCTTCACGGCAACGAGCGGGGCTTTGAAGCACTACATGATGGGCAACGTTGAGGTGGAGTGGCTTCTCCTCCTCGTGCCGGGCCTCATAATCGGAGCCCAGCTCGGTGCGAGGATAGCGAAGAGAACCAAAGCTTCCTCACTCGGCAAGGCTTTCGCCGTTGTTCTGGCCTTTCTGGCCATCAGGATGGTGCTCAAGGGGCTTGGCTTCGCGGTTCCGTGAGTTCCTTCCCCTTCTGATTTTTACGTAAATCACCAGGAGCGTTGCTGAAACCGCCAGGGAGACGAGCCACGCAACGATAAGGGGCATGTCGTAGGAGTAGTAAAACCCGTCCAGTCCTTCTACAAAGATATAGATTATCATTGGAAAGAGCAACATCAGGGCCAGCAAAAGCCCGATAAAGCCTCCGATAATGAAAACAAGAATGTTTGAACTCCCGTAGCCCATCTCACCCCTGATAAATCCCTCTGCCCAGTAGTCGAGGAGAATCGTGAACGTGCTCAGAATTCCGGCACCGAGGGGATGGATGGGCCTCAGTCTCTCCCTTCTCCACTCAATTATACCGTAGGCAGTTATGAGGATGAGAAAGGCTCCGGCACAACTCAGCCACGTGGAGAGGTCTTTGTAAAAACCGTAGGGAGCGTCCCAGTTGGCGAAGGTTATTGCCCCTGGCTGGGTGAGGGTAAACGCCAGACTGACGAGGAGCCAGTAGAGAACAACTCTGTGTTCCATAATCAAGGTTATCATTCAATCCACAAAAGACTTTCGTCAATTTTTTAAGAGTCCTACCTAATCCACCCCTATGATCTCCTATTTCATCGATTTTATCCTCGGCCTTGGCATTGGCTTCATTGCAGGTTTACTCGGCGTCGGTGGCGGCTTCCTCATAGTGCCGACCTTAGTTCTCCTTGGGGAGCCGATACACCTGGCGATAGGCACGAGCTTGGCCTGCATAACGATAAGCGCCCTTGCATCAGCTTACACGCATCTCCGCAGGGGGGCGGTTCTCTTCAAGGTCGTCCTCATAAAAGAGGCCTTCTCAGTACCTTTCGCTATAATCGGGGCCTACCTTTCCGCGGTAACGCCCGAGCGGGCGCTTCGGCTTATCTTTGCAGGTCTTCTACTTTACCTGACGTACACCCTCCTGCGAAGCGGGGGGAAATCCCTCCAGGAGTCCGCTGGGGAGGTGAACTACCTCCGCGTTCCGATCGTTGGAATCCTCGCTGGTTTGACGAGCGGCCTGCTCGGCATAAGCGGAGGAATCCTGAACGTTCCGCTGTTTCACACCTACGTTGGTATTCCGATGCGCTACTCCGTCGGAACCTCAAGCCTCTCTCTGTTATTCACTGCCTTAGCTGGTACCATTGCCCACTACCGCCTCGAACAGGTTGACGTCAATATGGTCCTCCTCCTTGCCCCGGGCCTCATGCTGGGGGCGCACTACGGTGCTCTAACCGTCCACAGGGTTGAACCGTCCCTAATAAGGCGCCTGTTCGCGGTTCTGCTCGTGATAATAGCGCTTAAGATGCTCCTGTGAGCGAAGGTGTTTAAAGGGCAACGTCCAAGTTCAGCCGGTGGGAGAATGAACGAGCTATTCGAAAGGGTGAAGGAAGAGTACGGCGTTGAGATACGCGATGAGAACGACATGACTAACGCCTGGAAGCTGGTTGAGGCCCTCAAGGAGAAGGGCTGGGTGGTCTACATCATCACCGCCAAGGGACGGGAGCAGGTCGATGCATGGCACCCCTCCTTCGGGTCCTTATTCGCCCAGTTCGGCGAGAATCCAAACTTTGGAAGCGTTCTGGAGGGCATTTGCAACATAGCGCTCCTTGTGAAGGAGCTTGAGAAGAATGGAACGCTCTGAAACGTTCGTTTCACCGAAGTCCTAAAATAAGATGTGGGCCTCCCTACATCGGTGATGCCCATGAATGGGATGAAGGGCCTTGCACTGGCCCTGGCAGTGTTGCTGCTTGGAAGTTTGATGCCCCTCGGACTGGCCAAGAGCAACGGCACCGCCTCCAACAGCACCGGGACCTATACTGGAATGCTTGACAACAGCACCAGGGAGATGGTTATAGCCGGCAACCTCGTTGAGAAGCTCCAGCACCTCAGCAAGTTAGCGGAAGATAAGATTGAACCTATAAAGGACAAACTTCCCGAGAACTCGAGCATACTGAAGAACTACGGCCTCGCCGAGGAGTTCAAGGACAGGGCAATCGAGGAGTACAACGCGGGCGACTACCACAACTCCATCCTCGACAGTCTCACAGCAATGCACTACTACCGGCTGGCACTCGAGGGGCTCAAAGAAGGAAAGGAGAAGGCTCAGGACATCAGGGAGCACATCCGCATGGAAGTGGAGAGGCTCCAGGAATACTTCAGGTTCGTCGAGAAGACCATCAGAATCGCAGAGAGCAGGGGTATAGACGTTAGCAACCTCACCGGGCTCTACAACGAGACAAAGGAAGCCTACGGAACGGTCCTTGAAGAGCTGAATGCGGGGGACTACGAGAAGGCGAAGGCCGACCTAGAGGTGGCCCAGGAGAAGAAGGCCCTCCTCGACGAGGAGCTAAGAAAGGTAAGGGAGGAGTTGGCCTACAAGAACGCCGACAAGATTGTCAAGGACTTCCTCGTGAAGGGAGAGAAAGGAATCGAGATGGCAGAGAAGGCCATTCAGCTCGGTCAGGAGAAGGGCTACAACGTCACCGAACTCCAGGAGAGGCTCAACGCCTTCACGGCCGTCTACAACCAGGTTAAGGAGCTGGCCGATGAGGGCCAGTGGGAGGAGGCACTGAGCGTCATGCAGGAGAACAGGGAGACGATTGAGGAGTTCCACAAGGCGATAGAGTTCATAATGAGGAAGGTTCACGAGAGGGAGCTCCAGGAGAAGCTTACGGACATGAGGGCGTTCCTCAGGGAGATGAATGAGAGGATTCAGAAGGACGCGAGGGCCCTCAGAGAGCTCAAGGGGCAGGGTGTTGATACCCGCAGGGCAGAGGCTCAGCTTAAGGTCGCTGTCCAAGAGCTAAAGGTAGGGGTTGAGCTGCTCAAGGCTCAAAAGCCAGCAGGGGCTAGAGCGCACTTTGCAGTGGTGCTGGAGATGCTCCGCCGCGTCGACGAGTTCATACTAGCCCACTCCTGACCTTTCCTTCTTTTTACGGAGGGATGTTAATGAAGGGGCTGAAATTGTTTGTTATCCTCCTGCTCGCGCTCATTCCAGTTGCTCATCTGGTTAGCGCTTATACCGTCTCTTCCCTCATTCTGACCGTTTACGGGGACGGTTACGTTGAGGTAAGCTATGAGATACTCCCCGATGATTATTCATCTCAAATCGTCCTCCCCCTGCTTGGCTCCTACTATGAGAACGTTATCGTGGAGGATGAGAACGGTGAGCCCCTGAACTACCGGCTTGAGAACGGGACGCTGCTCATCTACAACAGGTAGCGCGGAGCTGGTGAACGTCACCTACTACACCCCCGATCTGACCTCCAAGGAGGGAATTGTGTGGACGCTGAGCGTTTCGTCCAACGAGTCCTTCACCGTTGTGCTCCCTGAGAGCGCGATAGTCGTTGACCTGAGCGACATCCCGCTTGAGATAGCCGGAAACTCAATCACCATGCCGCCAGGGAACCAGAGCATTTCGTATACCTTAGAGGGGAGAACGACAACGTCCGGAACCGGCGGAGCTGGAGGGGAGCCAACCGGGGGCTCAGCTACCGTTCTCTTTGTCATCGTGGCTATCGCCCTCGCCGTGGGGGCTGCTTACTTCGGGCTGAAAAAGAAGTCCGGAAGCTTCGGCGGCAAGATGCCGACGAAGGAAGAATTTGAGGCAAAGCTGGCCAACCTCGACCTCACAGAGGAAGAGAGGAGGGCCCTGCTGTATCTGTTTGACAAGGGCGGAAAAGCGAGCCAGGCAGAGGTCAGAGAAGCGATAGGTCTGCCGAAGACGACCGCCTGGAGGATGTTCAAGCGCCTCGAGAGAAAGGGCCTCGTGAAGATACTGAAGGGGAAGAAAGAGAACTGGGTGGAGCTCAGGTTCTGAGCTCCCTCACCTTATTCTTGAACCAAGCTTTATTTCTTTGTCTGGCATGAGCAGGGCGACGTTCTCTCCATCGTCGGCAGCGAGGAGCATTCCCTGGCTCTCAACGCCGCGGAGCTTCTTGGGCTCGAGGTTCGCTATAATGACGACGTAGTGGTTGAGCAGCTCTTCCGGCTTGTAGTACTTCTTCAGCCCGGCGACGAGCTGCCTGACCTCGTCTCCGAGGTCGACCTTTACCACGTAGAGTCTGTCGGCGTTGGGGTGGTCCTTGACCTCGATTATCTTTCCAACCCTCAAATCAAGCTTCGCAAAGTCGTCAAAGCTTATGTACTCCATCTTTTTACCCTCCTTTTTTGCATTCTCCTTCTTTCCGGGAGATTTGGCCTTTTCGGCCTTTCCACCTTTTACCTCGGGAACCTCCTTGTAGATAGCCTCAAGGAGCGCAAGGGCTTCCTTCTTTCTCTCCTCACCGAAGCGCTCGAGGATGACCTTGAAGACGTCATCCTTCTTGTAGTACTTCTCAAGGAGCAGTTTGGCACTCTCGGGGTTGCCCCTTCCTATGTAGTTCACGATGAAGTGGATTATCTCCTCGTCGGTCACCTTCCTGAACATCGGGAAGGCCTTCCTGACGCGGTGGCCAGCTTTAAGCTCGCTGAACTCCCAGCTCTTTGACTCCTCAAGGTTGAGGAGGTGCCATATCTTCTCGCTCGCGTCCGGTAGGAACGGCTCGAGGAGGATTCCAAGGGCCTTGACGATCTGGAGCGAGACGTTCACTGTCGTTGCCGTCCTCTCGCGGTCGGTCTTGGCAGTCTTCCAGGGCTTCTGGTAGTCGAAGTAGCGGTTTCCGAAGATTGCCAGCTCCATAACGCGCTTAAGGGCATCCTTGAAGCGATAGTTCATTATAAGCTCGCCGACCTCTTCAAACGCCTTCTCAATCTCCTCGAAGGCTTGCCTGTCGAGGTCGTCGAGCTCTCCCCTCTCCGGCACAATGCCGTCGAAGTACCTGTTCACGAAGGTCATTGCACGGTGCACGAAGTTTCCGAGGTTGTTGACGAGCTCCTCATTTATCTTACTCTTGAAGTCGGCGAAGTTGAAGTCGCTGTCCCTCGTTTCCGGCATTATGGCTGTGAGGTAGTAGCGCAGGTAATCTGCAGGGAATGCATCCAGGAACTCGTGGACCCATATCGCCCAGTTCCTGCTCGTCGAGAACTTCCTGCCCTCGAGGTTGAGGTACTCGTTGGCCGGGATGTCGTAGGGCAGGTTCCACTCTGCCTCGACTTCCTCATCCTTGTATTTGCCGTAAGCCATCAGGAAGGCGGGCCAGAATATCGCGTGGAATGGCACGTTGTCCTTGCCGATGAAGTGGATGACCTTAGTCTGCCCGTCGAGGTTGAGCCAGAACTTCTTCCACTCGTTTTCCCTTCCTTCCCTCTTCAGGTGCTCGATGGTGATGCTGATGTAGCCTATCGGGGCCTCGAACCAGACGTAGAGGACCTTACCCCTGACGTCCTCTTCGTCGAGCGGAACCGGGATTCCCCAGTCGAGGTCGCGAGTCATGGCCCTCTCTTCAAGCCCCTCGTTTATCCAGCCGAGGACGGTGTTGCGAACGTTCGGTTTCCAGTGCTCCTGGCTCTCGACCCACTTCTTGAGCCTCTCCTGAAAGTCCTGCATTTTTATGTAGTAGTGAGCCGAGCCCTTGAAGGTCACCGGGTTGCCGCAGATGTTGCAGCGCGGGTTGATGAGTATCTCAGGCGTGAGGGGATGGCCGCAGACCTCACACTGGTCTCCCCTCTGGTTTTCCGCTCCACAGTAGGGGCAAGTTCCGATGACGTATCTGTCCGGCAGGAACATCTTGTCGTGCTCGCAGTAGGCCTGCTTGCTGACCTTCTTAACGAGGTGGCCGTTTTCGAGCGCCTTTAGAAAGAACTCCTGGCTGAGCCTGTAGTGGACGGGCAGTTCAGTCCTTCCAAAGAAATCGAAGCTTATCTTCGCCCTCTCGAAGGTCGTCTTTATGTGCTCGTGGAACTCATCGACGATCTCCCTTGGGCTCCTACCCTCTTTGAGCGCGCGGAATGTTATCGGGGTTCCATGCTCGTCGGTTCCGCAGATGAAGAGCACTTCCTCGCCCTTGAGCCTTAGATAGCGCACGAAGATGTCCGCTGGAAGGTAAGCCCCGGCGAGGTGTCCCGCGTGAATCGGCCCGTTAGCGTAAGGTAACGCCGAGGTGACCATGTACCTGACCATTTTAACCACCGTCCGCCAATGATTCTGCTCCCTTATAAGCCCTGCGGGTTTTAAACATTACGGTGAGTTATTAAGCGGTGGAGAAAATATGTAGATTTTGATATAAAATCACTCCCCAGTGAGATTCTTCAACTATTACGAGGGGACTTCTCCTTCAGCTCGAGGAACTTTTTGAAGACCCCGGCTCGACGAAGACGAGAACCCCAGCGGTTATAACGCGGTTGGCACTGGCGGTCATGCCGCAGCCCACAGGCACCACCCTAAAAGTTTAAGACGTTGGGGCTGATTTGATTTTCGGTGTGAAAAATGAAATCCCGCGTCATAGAGCGCTTTAAATTTGAGGCCGCCCACGCAGTCGTCATAGATGGCCAAGCGGAGGAGATACACGGACACACCTTCCGGCTTGAAATAGCCGTTGAAGGTCCGCTGAGGAACGGCTACGTCATCGACTTTCTCCAGCTGAGGGCGATCGTTGAGGATATCCTCGAACAGCTCGATCACAGAAATCTAAACACGTTCTTCGATAATCCGACGACGGAGAACATTGCCCTCTGGATTGCCGGTGAGGTTGAGAAGAGACTGCCGGAGGGGGTTAAGCTCCACCGCTTGAGGCTCTGGGAGGGCGACGAGAACGGGGTTGAGTTTGAGTTCTGAAAAAAATTCTGTTTGGAATACAACGGTAAAAAGTTCTTCGGCCCTTTAACCCTCTCTTGGTCGGGGTGAATCGGCTCTAACTTCCTTCACGCTTTCAACCATCGCCACGCCGTTCTTAGAGCCGTTCAGGTCGATCTTTCCCGGAAGCAGGGACTTAACTGGAATGGCCTTTCCCTTCTCCTCTGTTGGAGACCAGTCTATCAGGTCGCCCTCTTCCACTTCAAGCGTCCTTATCAGTCCGACCGGGCCCTCGATGATGTACTTCGCGGCCTTCTTTGGGGAGTAGAGCCGCCACTTTTTGGCCCTCTTGAAGTCCACAACGCGCCTCGCCGAGTCCAGCCAGATGACGTCTATCTCCGAGAGCATGAAGAACATGTGAATCGAGGCGTTGGCCTTTGTTTCAGCTGGCAGAACGAAGACTAGGGCGTAGTTGATGTTCTTGGCCAGCATTAACCCCCTGAAGCGCTTGAAGAAAGTGTCCGCCATCCTGACGGGCCCATGCCAGACCCTGCCCTTGGTCTCGTTGGTTATCATGGTAAGAAATGGAGGGGATAGATTGATAAGGTTTTGGGAGGGAAGAAAAAATCAGAGCTCCCCTGCCTTGGCCTTTTCCCCGATCTCAAAGCCTTTTTTGAGGGCTCTTTTGTTTATCTCCTCCGTGCCCTTCGGGACCGTGTCGAGGACGGCCTTCTCAATTGCCTCCTTGCTTACAACGTCTGTCCACGCCGTCAGAATTCCGAGGGTCAGGATGTTCATGGTAAGGCTCAGCCCGGTGGTCTCCTCGGCTATCTCTGTCAGCGGGAGGGCTATGACGTCAAGCTTCTTCTCGAACTCAAGATCACGGTGGGGAACGAGATCCTTCTCGATTATCACCTTCGCACCTTCCTTAACCGTGTGGAGGTACTTGCTGTAGGCCTCCTGGGAGAAGAAGACCGCGTAGTCCGGCTCAAGAGTCTTGGGGTAGTCTATCGGCTCGTCGCTGATGACCACCTCCGCCTTACTTGCACCGCCCCTTGACTCTGGGCCATAGCTCTGCGTTTGGACCGCGTAGAGGCCCTCATAGACGGCAGCGGCCCTTCCGAGGATGACACTCGCTAATATGACTCCCTGGCCGCCGAACCCGCTGAAGAGAACTTCCTTTCTCATTCTTCCCACCCCATCATCTTCTTGGCGCGCTTCTTATAGGCCTCGTACTCCCTAACCAGTCCGGGCCTGTCCCTGTCGGCGAACTCACCGATGACTATCTTGCCCTCGAGCTCTTCCGGCGGCATCTTCTTGGCCTTTGCGAGCGGGACGGTTATCTTCTGGTACCAGCGGAGCAGCTCTGGCGAAGTCTTCATCCTGTTCCTCCTTCCGAAGCTGATCGGGCACGGCGAGAGGAACTCGACGAGCGAGAAGCCCTCCTTCTGAAGGGCCTTCTTTATGCTGTTGATGCCCTGGAGGTAGTTGAAGACGCTCCACCTTGCCACGTAGTTGGCTCCAGCCGAGACTGCTAAATCCGCTATGTCAAAGGGGTTCTCAAACTGGCCGTAAGGGGCGGTGGTGCCCTTGAGCCCCTTGAGGGCCGTTGGTGCCACCTGTCCACCCGTCATTCCGTAGGTGAAGTTGTTGATGAGTATCACCGTAACGTCGAGGTTCCTCCTTATGGCGTGGATGAAGTGGTTTCCGCCTATCGCAGCGGCATCGCCGTCGCCCATGAAGGCGATTATCTTGAGGTCAGGGTTGGTGAGCTTTATCCCGGTAGCGAAGGCCAAAGCCCTCCCGTGGGTGGTGTGAAGGCCGTCGAAGTTCACAAAACCAGGAACGCGGGAGGAGCAGCCTATTCCGCTGACCCACACTATCTCATCCTGGTTGAGGCCGAGGTCGTCTATCGCGCGGAGCGTGTACTGTAACGCCGAGCCTATTCCACAGCCCGGACAGAATATCGTCGGAAGCATGTCCTTCCTCAGGTACTTCTCGCGGATCTCGTAAGCGGGCTTCAGGTACATCATCCCACCACCCTTTCAACGATCTCCATTGGAGTGTGAACCTCACCGCCTATCTTCGATATCAGCTCGACCTCTGCCTTTCCGTTTGCTCCTTCCTTAACGAGGTGGTAGAGCTGTCCGAGGTTCATCTCCGGGACGTATATCTTCTTCACG
The sequence above is drawn from the Thermococcus pacificus genome and encodes:
- the metG gene encoding methionine--tRNA ligase; amino-acid sequence: MVRYMVTSALPYANGPIHAGHLAGAYLPADIFVRYLRLKGEEVLFICGTDEHGTPITFRALKEGRSPREIVDEFHEHIKTTFERAKISFDFFGRTELPVHYRLSQEFFLKALENGHLVKKVSKQAYCEHDKMFLPDRYVIGTCPYCGAENQRGDQCEVCGHPLTPEILINPRCNICGNPVTFKGSAHYYIKMQDFQERLKKWVESQEHWKPNVRNTVLGWINEGLEERAMTRDLDWGIPVPLDEEDVRGKVLYVWFEAPIGYISITIEHLKREGRENEWKKFWLNLDGQTKVIHFIGKDNVPFHAIFWPAFLMAYGKYKDEEVEAEWNLPYDIPANEYLNLEGRKFSTSRNWAIWVHEFLDAFPADYLRYYLTAIMPETRDSDFNFADFKSKINEELVNNLGNFVHRAMTFVNRYFDGIVPERGELDDLDRQAFEEIEKAFEEVGELIMNYRFKDALKRVMELAIFGNRYFDYQKPWKTAKTDRERTATTVNVSLQIVKALGILLEPFLPDASEKIWHLLNLEESKSWEFSELKAGHRVRKAFPMFRKVTDEEIIHFIVNYIGRGNPESAKLLLEKYYKKDDVFKVILERFGEERKKEALALLEAIYKEVPEVKGGKAEKAKSPGKKENAKKEGKKMEYISFDDFAKLDLRVGKIIEVKDHPNADRLYVVKVDLGDEVRQLVAGLKKYYKPEELLNHYVVIIANLEPKKLRGVESQGMLLAADDGENVALLMPDKEIKLGSRIR
- a CDS encoding 6-pyruvoyl trahydropterin synthase family protein, which codes for MKSRVIERFKFEAAHAVVIDGQAEEIHGHTFRLEIAVEGPLRNGYVIDFLQLRAIVEDILEQLDHRNLNTFFDNPTTENIALWIAGEVEKRLPEGVKLHRLRLWEGDENGVEFEF
- a CDS encoding DUF192 domain-containing protein translates to MITNETKGRVWHGPVRMADTFFKRFRGLMLAKNINYALVFVLPAETKANASIHMFFMLSEIDVIWLDSARRVVDFKRAKKWRLYSPKKAAKYIIEGPVGLIRTLEVEEGDLIDWSPTEEKGKAIPVKSLLPGKIDLNGSKNGVAMVESVKEVRADSPRPREG
- a CDS encoding 2-oxoacid:ferredoxin oxidoreductase subunit gamma gives rise to the protein MRKEVLFSGFGGQGVILASVILGRAAAVYEGLYAVQTQSYGPESRGGASKAEVVISDEPIDYPKTLEPDYAVFFSQEAYSKYLHTVKEGAKVIIEKDLVPHRDLEFEKKLDVIALPLTEIAEETTGLSLTMNILTLGILTAWTDVVSKEAIEKAVLDTVPKGTEEINKRALKKGFEIGEKAKAGEL
- a CDS encoding 2-oxoacid:ferredoxin oxidoreductase subunit beta; amino-acid sequence: MYLKPAYEIREKYLRKDMLPTIFCPGCGIGSALQYTLRAIDDLGLNQDEIVWVSGIGCSSRVPGFVNFDGLHTTHGRALAFATGIKLTNPDLKIIAFMGDGDAAAIGGNHFIHAIRRNLDVTVILINNFTYGMTGGQVAPTALKGLKGTTAPYGQFENPFDIADLAVSAGANYVARWSVFNYLQGINSIKKALQKEGFSLVEFLSPCPISFGRRNRMKTSPELLRWYQKITVPLAKAKKMPPEELEGKIVIGEFADRDRPGLVREYEAYKKRAKKMMGWEE